The genomic segment CACGTAAGTTTCATCATGCTCTGCGCGAGGCTGACAGGATTGTGGCTATCAGCGAATGTACCAAGCGCGATATATGTGAGTTGGGTGGGGTGGACCCCAGTAGGGTGGACGTGATCTATCAGAGTTGCGCCCAGCGCTTTTCTGACTCGCCCGACGAGCGTGGCCTGTGGCGGGTGCGCCAAAAGTATGGCTTGCCCGACCGCTACATACTGAACGTGGGCAGCATTGAGCAGCGTAAGAACGTGCTACTGGCTGTTAAGGCGTTGCATCGACTGCCTGAGGACGTGTCGCTGGTGATTGTGGGGCGTCGCACGCCCTATGCCGACGAGGTGGTGAAATATGTGAATGAGACAGGACTCTGCGGACGTGTGCTGATTCTGCATGGGGTGCCCGACGAGGACTTGCCTGCGCTCTATCGCATGGCCGACATGTTTGTCTATCCTTCGCGCTATGAGGGCTTCGGCATCCCCATCATTGAGGCCATCCGCTTGGGACTGCCTGTGGTGGCCTGCACGGGCTCGTGTCTGGAAGAGGCTGGCGGACCTGACAGCCTGTATGTGGCGCCTGACGACGACGAGGCCATGGCGCACGCCATCAGTAAGGTGCTCTTTGGGGCTGAGGGCAGACAGCAGCGCATTGAACGGAGTATGACTTATGTGCAGCGTTTTGAGAATACGGGGGCTGCACAGCGTTTTGCGGACTTATATAGAGAGATGCTTTGAGATATGGAAAAGAAACATTTTGCACTGAAGAAACTGATGGCTGCAGTGGAGAAGGAACTGCTGCACAAGCCTAATCACAAAACACTGGACCGCCTGTCGCTGCTGGTGGGTTTCCAGGATTGGGATTCGTTTCAGGAGGCATTGCAGGGTGAGGCTGACGGACGTACTAACTACGAATCAAAGGAATATGGGGATCACGATGACTAAACTTCTGATGGCGGTTGGCTTGGTTGGGCTGATGGCTTGCAGCGATAAGAAGGATGCAGACGATGAGCTGAACCTGATGCCGCGCTTTGACACCACATGGAACATCTATGAGAGTTATGAGAAGCAGGAGGATGGATCCATTGTCTATAACTCATTGCCATGGGGTGGACTGGTGGCTTCGGTCAAGGAGAATAACCTGCCGGTTGACTGGTCGGACTATGAGTCGGTGACGTTTGAGTTTGCAGAACCTACGAACGTGGTGACGCAGATCATGGTGAACTCGAGTCTGAAGACGTGGGGAAAGCCTGGCATCAAATCGCTGACGTGCTATTTCGATGGACAGAATGTGAAGTCGGTGAGCGAGGTGGTGCTGCAAACGGCCGATACGGGACGCGTGGTGCTGAGCAAGGCTTACCTCTCGCCCAAGAATGCTACATGGACTCCCATTAGCTTGTGGAAGGGAAATTGCGAGACTGGCAATTGGCAGGATGGTTTCCTGCTGAGACCGGAGAAGTTTCAGGATGCCTATGAGGGCGACAAACTGGAGTTTGTGTTATCGACGGAGACGAGTAATCCGGAGGTGTCGTACTGGTTGCTGAAGACGGTGATCAACACCACGCCCAAAACACTCGAGGGTAATAGTAATGAGCAGAACCCATGGGGATGTGTACAGATTAGTAAGGGGGCCACGGTCTATAGGATTATACTGACGGCCAACGATGTGGTGAACCTGCGCGAGCATGGACTCTTTGTGAACGGCTATTATATCAACATCACACAGTGTAACCTGCTGCAAAAGGAATACCTGGAGTGATAAGGCGTTGAGTGAAGACATAAAAAAGCACCGCCGTTCCTTGGGAATAGCGGTGCTTTATTCTTTTGTTGAAGGCGATTCTTAATCCTCGCTGTTTGCGATGATAGCCGTACGCTTCTCCTTGATACGGGCTGCCTTACCAGTGAGCTTACGCAGGTAGTACAGCTTAGCGCGGCGAACCTTACCAACCTTGTTCACTTCAATGCTGTCAATGTTGGGCGACTCGATGGGGAAAATACGCTCCACACCGATGGTGCCTGACATCTTGCGAACAGTGAAACGCTTCTTCTCACCGTGACCTACGATCTTGATGACTACGCCACGATAGAGCTGGATGCGCTCCTTGGTACCCTCGATAATTTTGTAAGCGACAGTTACAGTGTCACCAGCCTTGAAGGTGGGGTGCTGCTTGCCGGTTGCAAATGCTTCTTCAGCAACTTTAATTAAATCCATTGTTTTATTGATAAATTAAATTTGTTGTATCGTTCCAACGCAACATAACAGGCAACTCTCCTATCTTCCTGCCAGCGATTACGCGGAAAGCGGGTGCAAAGGTACTGCTTTTTAAGTGAAAAGTGGTAATGGAATGGTGAAAAGTGGTCTTTATTAACGTTTTTTAGTAATAAATTCGCATCCGTAAGTTGCAGACTCTGAACTATTTTTGCTAATTTTGCAGAAAAATAAACTACTATGAGAAATGGTGTTTTCTTAGGGGCTGTGGCTTCGTTTTTGATGCTGACAGCCTGCACATCGCACTATCAAGTGACGAATGTGAGTCGTACAAGAATATTGATTGATAATACCTACGACGCAACGCCTGATGCTGCTGCGACGGCTTTTCTGGCACCCTATAAGCAGAAGGTTGACTCGGTGATGGGTCCTGTGGTGGGACAGGCTGCCTGCGACATGGTGGCGGAGCGTCCTGAGAGTAAGTTGTCGAACCTGCTGCCTGATATCTTTATGTATATGGCGAAGTATTATCAGGAGAAGCCTGACTTTGCCGTGTATAACATGGGCGGCATCCGTGCGTCCTTGCTGAGGGGTGACGTGACGGTGGGTGATGTGCTTGACATTGCGCCGTTTGAGAATAAGATTTGCTTCCTGACCATGACGGGCAAGCAGGTGACGCGTTTGTTTGAGCAGATTGCTGCGCGTGGTGGCGAGGGCGTCAGTCATGGTGTGCAGTTGGTTATCTCAAAGGACGGTGCTCTGGTGTCGGCGCGATTGAATGGAAAGGAGATTGATCCGAATGCCAGTTATCGCATTACGACAATCGACTATCTGGCGCAGGGTAATGATGGACTGTCTGTGTTCAAGGAGGCTACGGTGCTGAACTCTCCCTCGGATGCCAAGAACAATGCGCGTTATATCATTGCCGACTATTTCCGCGAGATGATGAAGGCGGGCAAGATTGTTGGCGCTGAGGTGGAAGGTCGTATCGTGGTGAAGTGAAAGGTGATATTTGAAAGGTGAATAACTCTATGAAGATGAGACGAATAGTAATGATGATAGCCCTGCTGCTGGTGGTGGTTTGTGGCAGCGCTAAGGGCACAAAGAAGATTACAGTGTTGCACACCAGCGATACGCATTCATGTATATTGCCGCTGAATAAGAGTCTGGCTGATACGTTGCTGGCCGACCGCGGCGGTTTCCTGCGTCGCATCGCCATGCTGAAGCAGGAACGTCAGAAGGAACCAAATCTGCTGTTATTCGACTGTGGCGACTTTTCGCAGGGCTCCAGCTACTATACGATGTTCAAGGGTGATGTGGAGGTGGAGCTGATGAACCGCATGCATTATGATGCAGCGACGATCGGTAACCATGAGTTTGACTTTGGCCTGGATAATATGATCCGACTGTTTAAGATGGCTGAGTTTCCTATCGTGTGCTCGAACTATGACTTTGGCGATACGGAATTGAAGGACATCGTGAAGCCTTATATCGTGCTGAAACGTCAGGGGGTGAAGATTGGCGTTTTTGCCTTGTGTCCGCCTTTAGAGGGACTGGTGTCGGCCAAGAACTACGGTCCGTTGAAGTTCCTGGATCCTGTGGAGGTGACTACTCGAATGGTGGATGTGTTGCGCCGTCAGGAGAAGTGTGATGTGGTGATCTGTTTGAGTCACCTGGGCTGGGAGGTGTCTGAGTATCCTGATGATAAGTTTATCAGTCAGACTAGTGGCATCGACCTGGTGCTGGGTGGGCATAGTCATACTTACTTGAAGACGCTGGGCTATGTGACTGACAAGGAGGGGCGTCAGGTGCCTGTTGACCACGAGGGTAAGCATGCTGTCTTTGTGGGCAAGATGCAGTTGACACTTACTCGAAATAAAGAGTAAATAGAAACATCTTTGTTCTGACGCCATCAATGCCGTTGACACTGTTCGAGAAGACGCGCTTGTTGGCGTCAGTCAGTTCGTTGACGTGGTTCTTGTCGAGGACGTTGGCTAGGCCATAGCAGAACTTAATCTCTGGAATGAGCTTGAAGAACGGCAGATATAGGTCGCAGCCCATACCAACGTTTATCATGGCATCGTAACGTTTCAGTTGGACGTAGTCTTGTCCTTTGCTCGACATGTTGACCATCGGACTGATACCTGCCACCACATAGGGGCGGTAGTTGTTGAAGCGTGGTGCCGAGAACTTCAAATCGATGGGTACCGACAGGTAGGTGTTCTTCAGGTCTTGGGTTTCTTCGCGTGGCTTTCCTGCGTCGTTCAGGTTGTCGAAGTCGCGAAACACCAGGTGCTTGGAACCGAAATGAAGGGTGGGGGATATGCGGATGTTGAAGTTGTCGCTGAGGCGCATGTCGCCCAGCACACCTACGCTGAATCCTGGGTTCCAGTTGTCCACATCGCAGGTGATGGTACGTGTGCTGCCGTCTTCCATGAGCTGCGGACCCACGTTACTTGTTTCGGCATCCTGGATGTTCACTCCCAGACTGATGCCGAAATGTAGAGGGCGCAGGTCGATATAGGGTTTGTTCTGCACCTTTCGCTTCTGTGCTACTGCTGTCATGGCGATAAGGACGAGCAGCATGATACTGACAATTCGTTTCATTATTATCAATAACGTAAAAATGTGTGGGTTATTGTTTTGGTGATTATTTCGACATAGTATAAATTATTAAAAAAACATACCTAAAGTTTGGTATTGTTCGGAAAAAGTTAGTATCTTTGCATCACTATAATTAAGTATTAACTCATAAAAATTAAGAACTATGGCATATGTAATTGGCGATGACTGTATCTCTTGTGGTACATGTCAGGGTGAGTGCCCCGTTGAGGCTATCTCTGAGGGTGCAGATAAGTACGTAATCGACGCTGATGCTTGCACTGAGTGCGGTACCTGCGCTAGCGTTTGTCCTTCTGAGGCTATCAGCCTGGGCTAATCAATTAGCTTCATAAACCCATAAGCGGGGAGTTCCTTTCGGAATTCCCCGCTTTTCTTATAAGTATATATATTAAATACGTTACCCATCTATTATCTTTCTGTAGTCTATCTATCATGGTTCTGGTATTAATATATAATAAATGCCGACCTTGCAGTAGTGCAGGGTCGGCATTCGTCGTATATGTGTTAGATGAATATTACTTCACCAACTTCTTCAGAGTCTCAACAGCCTTCTTTACCTCGGCGTCGTTGGGCTGAAGCTCCAGCAGCTTCTCTGCGTTGCTCAGGGCAGTCTTGTTGTCCTTCTGCTTCAGGTTGTAACGCATCAGGTATGAATAAGCGTCAAACAGACGGCTCTTGTCGGTCTCGTCGATGGTCTCGTGAGCATTGACAAGCTCGATAAGGCGTGTGAAGTGTGCCTTAGCGGTGCCCTTCAACTCGGTATCCAGCTGTGCGCTCAGACGTCCACGCTGCAACAGTGCAAACTCCTCGGCATCGGGATACTTGGCAATCAGGTCGGCCCACATCTGGTCGGCCTTGGCAAATTCTGCAATACGAGCGTCGCCTTCCAAAGAACGAGCGTAGCTGTTCTGCAACAGACCCAGACCGGCATAGTCGGTAGCGTCGGCGTCGGCCTTGGCGTTCAGGAACTGCTGATAGCTCTCGATAGCCTGGGGATAGTTCTTCATGCTTTTGTATGAGTCAGAGATGCCTTTGTAGATGTCGGCATGTACGCTCTTGTCCTCAGCCTTTGCCAGTGCCTCCTTATATTTGGCGATAGCCTCCTCAAACTGACCATTGCCATAGAATGCCTGTGCGTAGTTCTGATAGTCCATGTCTGAGATGGTTACGCTATCCTTGTTAACCTTGTTGAACAGGGTGTTGGCATACTCCAAAGCCTCGGGGAACTGCTTCAGCTCGTTGCTGCATAGCATGGCAATACGTGTCATGGTAGCATTCAGAGGCTCCTTGCTCAGACCGTCCTTCACGATGCTCAGTGCCTTAGCATACTGACGACCGTGGTAGTTGGCCATAGCATACTCGATGAAGTCCATACGGGTGAGATCGTTCTTGGCTACCTTTGAGAAGGCCTCGATAGCGGTAGCATAACGCATCTGTGAGTAGCTGATGTGGCCGATGAGACGGTCAACGGGATAGCCGGGAACCTCCTGACGGAGCTCCTCAAGCTTTGCCACAGCACCTTCGGGACTCACCTTACTATAGATGATAGCATACTTACGATAAGCCTCAGGGTTCTTGGGGTCAGAGTAGATAGCCTGCTCATACATTCTGGCTGCCTCACCACCGTTGTTGATTCCAGCGATGTCGCCCAGCAGGATATATGCGGGAGCATAGTCGTTCTTCTTCAGACTCAGAGCCTTGCTAGCGCAATCTTTTGCGTTGATAGAGTCACCAGCCTCGTAGAAAGCACGACCGAAAGCCATGAGGTTGTCGACGTTCTTCTTGTTCTTGTTAACGTAGTTCTTTACCTGCTTGCTGAAGTCAGCGGGCTTGTTCTTAATCAAACTCTTCAGGGCATCAACGTCGGCGCTTGTGCCGTCCTGTGCCATTGTGCCAACGCTGCATCCAAACAGCAGGGCACCCATCATAAAATATTTCATTGTCTTCATAATCATTTGGGTTTGAACAGTTAAACTTCGTATCCTAAATTGATATCCTTTTTACCTTTGATGTTTATTCTGACTAATCGTTTAATCTAGTCTATGACAACGTCGCGCACGGAATACTCGGCTCGGGCAGGGAAGAGACCTGCGTTGAAGAAGATCAGCTGACCAGGATTAGGCAGCCAGCAGAAGTTCTTGAAGGCACGAGCCACACCCGTTGAACGCGGGTCTATGCAGATGGCATAGATGGTACGAATGAAGGGGTAATAGTTGTAGGCGATGTTCCACTGCGAGGGCTTGTAGGTATTCTCACGCAGCGCCTCCTTGGCTCTTCCCACTTTCATCACGGTGATATTGCGGTTGTACGTCAGGTTTGTGGTGTCGCGCTGGTCGTTCAACCAGATGGAGCCCACCACGCCGATGGCGTTCTTGTTGTTCTCTACATATTCTACCACCTCGGCACTGGTCATGGCGGCCTTCACATTGCCGTCGGTCTTCACCTGTTTGCCTTGCATGATGGAGTCGACCACATAGCGCAGTGTGCCCGACTTGGGGTTGTCGAAGGCCACTTTAATTTTGCCCATCTTTGATTCTGGGTTCAATTCGCTCCATTGAGTCACCTCGCCCGCCATAATCTTACGGAAGGTGTCAACAGTGATCAGTGTGTCGGGGTTGGCTTTGTTCACAATGAGGGCCAAGGCATCGTAAGCCAGTTCGGTGCATGTTGGCCTATATTTCATTTGCTTAAGCGTTTCTTCTTCGTTGGGGGTCAGTCGGCGGGTGGTGAACACCAGCAGGACTTCCTGGTTCATCAGTTTCTCTACGGCCTCCTGCTCACTGATGTAGAGCGGATAGATGGAGTCGCGCTTGTTCTTCATGTTGAAGATGTCCAGTTCCTCGTTGATGATGGGACTCAGACTCTCGTCGGCAGCAAAGTACTTAGACTGCTGCTTGTAGGTATCGTCAGAAGGCTTGTTCCCACATGATGGGAACAAGCCTATAAAGAGTGACAATCCAATTAATAATGTATTGAATTGGGTTCTATTCATTTTTTTTGTTTGATGCTTACTGGAGTTTGAAGGTAACAGGCAGAGTGAACTTCACACGTACAGCAGAACCGTTCTGCTTACCAGGAATCCACTTTGGCATAGCCTTCAGCACACGTACGGCTTCCTTATCGAGTGAGGGGTCAACGGAACGAACCACCTTGATGTCGGTGATTGAACCGTCACGCTCTACGACGAAGGTACATACTACACGACCCTGGATACCGTTTTCCTCGGCAATAGCAGGGTAGCGAATTGACTTGTGGAGGTAGTCCATCAGAGCCTGATCGCCGCCTTTGAAAGAAGGCATCTGCTCTACTACGTCCCAAACCTTTGTCTCTTCTCTCACAGGGGGAACCTCGTCTACCACTTTTTCAGTTACTTTCAACACGTGGTCAGCCTCGTCACTACCTTTGTCATAGTCAACGGCACCTACGGCCACATCACTCTGGGCGATTTCGTCCTGAGTCTTAGTAACCTGATCGGGGGCGTCGTCTTCCATTTCATAGGCGGTGAACTTCTCAGAGTTCATGACGGTCTCCTCAGCAACGAGCTGCTCCAGCTCCTCAACGTCGTAGACCACCTCTTCCTCTTCCTGTTCCTCAGCCTCTTCCTCAATCTGCTCAAGAGTTACCTCGGTCTCGTGTTCAGCCTGTGCTGCTGCGATGGCTTCAGAAGCCACGTTAACCAGCAGGAAGCTACCCACGATAGCGATGATACCGGCAAAGAGAGCCAGCATCGCATAGAGGTTACGCTTGTTGGTATTCTGACGAATGGCATAAGCACCGTAGGCCTCGTTCTTTCCTTCGAATACGAGGTCAATCCATTTTTGATCTAACAGATCTATCTTAGACATAGTTCTTTCGTTTTAATGGGTTAATCGATCTTAATACCGTTCTCAATCAGAATAGGCAGATCCTTTTCAGGGTCAATCTTATCGATCACGTACTTACCGATACAGCAAATCTGCATCTCGTCCAGAATCGTTACGAGGTTGTCGTAGTTTGAGTTGTCCAGAGGCTTGATGTTCACAGCCAGTGTGGGCACCATATTGGTCTCTGTAAAGTCTCTCATGTCCTTGTCAACCTTGTCGTAGCGAGCCTTATCGAGCTGGTCGTTGTTAACAATATCCACGTGACCCTTCTTAATCATGATCATAGCACGGTTATAGACAGAGTCATTGGCTTCCTGCTGGCTCTTAGGCAGAGCGTTAAACCAGTTGTCCAACTGCTTCTTGGCGTCCATCAGCACTTTGGTAGGAGCGTGACGGTGGTTGCGAAGCACTTCGCGGATACCTTCCTTACCCCATGTGGTCTCCTTCAGGAACTCGGGCTTACCGAAGTCTTCCTTGTGGTCCACGATGTAGTAGTACAGTTTGTTATCAGCAGCCAGATACAATGTGATGGTCTGCTCGGTCTTTGACTTATCCTTGTCTTCAGCCGTCATGGTATCATCCTTTGCAGGCATGGTCAGGTGCATAGCCTGAGGCTTAGCCAAAGTTGTACACAGCATGAAGAAGGTAATAAGAAGCATCATCATATCCACCATCGGCGTGAAGTCGACGCGGACATTCATCTTTTTCTGCTTGCTTTCTTTTTGTTTAGCCATATCTTATTCCTCCAATTTCTTTAACTGTGTAACCAACTTATAGCGGCTCTCGTTGATGTCCTGCAATTCTGCAATAACCATTTTAACCGCGCTGTAAGGAGTCTCCTTATCTGCCTTGATGCAGATTTCGAGCTTATTGGCAACACCAACCTTCTCGGCATCAGCCAGATCGTTGTACCACTCCTTATAACCATTCTTCATTGCTTTCACCCAGAGTTGGAATTCACTCATCTTGTCCTCACGGTTCTGCAAGCTATCGGTAGGAATACCGGTAGTCTTCAGCAGTTTCACCTGATCCTCGTGCGTTCTGCTCAGATATTCGGGCAGGCTCTTCACGGGAATACCAATCTGAGTACCTACCAGGAAATCCTTCTTCTGTTCAGGTGTGAGGGTTGTTTCGCGCTCTTTCAGCATCTGATCCAGCGCTTTCTCCAACGTCACGGTCTTGTCTGTTCCCATCAACACGCGGCCCTGTGGGTCGATAGTGATGTCGAGCACTGCCGATGAAGATACCTTAGCCATGGTCGTAGAACCAGGCGTAACAACCTTCACCACTTCGTTCTTCGTGAAGTTTGCACTCAGCATGAAGAACGTCAGCAGCAGCACCATCACGTCCGACATGGGCGTCATGTCAATCCAGACGTCGGTTTTCTTAATTTTTATCTTACCCATAGTGGTTTAATATTTAAAGGGTTAGACAAAATTAAGCCTCGTCTGCGTGTGTAGCGTTGTAGGTCTGAGCCAGTGAATAACCAATCTCGTCCAGTGCAAACGAAATCTTGTCGATGCGGTTGGTGAAGAAGTTGTAAGATACAACTGCGAGCCAAGAAGTACCGATACCGAAGGCAGTGTTAATCAGAGCCTCAGAGATACCAGCAGACAGCTCAACAGAGTCACCACCACCACCTTGTGCCAGAGCCTGGAATGACTTGATCATACCAACCACAGTACCGAGCAGACCAGTCAGAGTACCCAGAGTAACGATGGTTGCGATGATGGGCAGGTTCATGGTCAGAGTAGGCATCTCAACAGCGATAGCCTCCTCGTGAGCAGCCTGGATGCGAGCGATCTTCACTTCCTTCTTTACACCCTGAGCGGCGTCAGCCTCTTTGTATGCCATAACAGTAGCGCGAACAACGTTAGCCACTGAACCACCCTGAGCGTTGCAGTGCTGCAGAGCAGCGTCGAAGTTCAGAGCCTTCAGGTCAGCCTTAATCTTAGCCAGGAAAGCAGCGAGCTTCTCCTTACCGATACACTTGCTCAGAGCGAGCACGCGCTCGATAGCCATGAAGATAACGGTGAGCAACAGAGTGTGGATCACAGGCACGATAACACCACCCTTATAGATGGTACCCCAGATGTTCAGAGGAGAACCTGCGGGATCGCCACCTTCGAAGTTAGCTGACTGACCGAAGTTCAGGAAGAAGTTCAAGAAAGCGATAACTGCGCAAATTGCAATCACCCAGATAGCGTCCTTAATACCAACGCTGCTTGTCTTTTTTGCTGCGGGAGCAGCAGGTTTTGTTGTTGCCATAATTTTGTTTTTTTTGTTTTTGAGTTATTAAATGAATTAAATGTATGTTGTTCAATAATATGCTAGTTAGCGAGCGTATATACCACTGGCTTTTTAGCCATTGGGCACTTTGACCTCGCAAAGGTAACAAAATAAACGTTTATCGCGTCAGTGTTTAACTACATTTAACGATTATTTTAATGATTTTAGCGCATTGCCGATGCGCTTCATGGCTTCTCGGATGTTATCATCGCTTGTAGCGTAGCTCATGCGGAAACAGTTCGGGTCACCAAAGGCGTCGCCGCCCACGGTAGCCACATGACCTTCCTCCAGCAGATACATGGCCAGGTCGGTGCTGTTGTTGATAGCCTTTCCGCTGGGTGTTGTCTTGCCATAGAAGCTTGAGCATTTGGGGAAGAGGTAGAAAGCGCCCTCGGGCACGTTAACCTCCAGTCCAGGAATCTGCTTAGCCAGTTCCACGATGAGGTTGCGGCGGCGTTCAAAAGCCTTGCGCATGTCCTCTACGCACTCCTGACTGTCGGTGTAGGCAAACTCGGCAGCCTTCTGACTCACAGAGCAGGGTCCGCTGGTATACTGTCCTTGCAGTTTGTTGCAGCCTTTGACAATCCATTCGGGTGCTGCGATATAGCCGATGCGCCAGCCTGTCATGGCGTAAGCCTTCGACACACCATTGACGATGATGGTGCGATCTTTCATGCCAGGGAACTGAGCGATTGACTCGTGGTGACCCACATAGTTGATGTGTTCATAGATCTCGTCGGCCAGCACGAACAGATCCTCGTGCTTTAATATAATGTTTGCGAGTGCGCGCAGTTCCTCTTTATTATAGACAGACCCCGTAGGGTTGCTGGGCGAGCAGAGGATGATGAGGCGTGTCTTAGGTGTGATGGCAGCCTCCAGCTGCTCGGGTGTCATCTTGAAGTTCTGCTCAAAAGTAGCCTCAACGAACACAGGTGTGCCGCCAGCCAGCAGTGCCATCTGAGGATAGCTCACCCAGTAGGGCGCAGGAATAATCACCTCTTCGCCAGGGTTCACCAGTGCCATCACTGTGTTGCACACACTCTGCTTAGCACCGTTGCTCACCAGAATCTCATTCGATGTATAGTCCAGTCCGTTCTCACGCTTTAACTTCT from the Prevotella sp. E15-22 genome contains:
- a CDS encoding pyridoxal phosphate-dependent aminotransferase; amino-acid sequence: MAQLSNRLQRLAPSATLAMSQKSSEMKAQGIDVINLSVGEPDFNTPDRIKEAAKQAVDENYSRYSPVPGYPELRKAIVEKLKRENGLDYTSNEILVSNGAKQSVCNTVMALVNPGEEVIIPAPYWVSYPQMALLAGGTPVFVEATFEQNFKMTPEQLEAAITPKTRLIILCSPSNPTGSVYNKEELRALANIILKHEDLFVLADEIYEHINYVGHHESIAQFPGMKDRTIIVNGVSKAYAMTGWRIGYIAAPEWIVKGCNKLQGQYTSGPCSVSQKAAEFAYTDSQECVEDMRKAFERRRNLIVELAKQIPGLEVNVPEGAFYLFPKCSSFYGKTTPSGKAINNSTDLAMYLLEEGHVATVGGDAFGDPNCFRMSYATSDDNIREAMKRIGNALKSLK